The Victivallaceae bacterium genome contains a region encoding:
- a CDS encoding co-chaperone GroES has translation MVTDVKPLNNKILLKRSKVTVSKGGILLPDSAQEKPKEGYVIATGPGKTDEHGKLQVMTVKEGDRVLFSSYAGLEVKNDEIGDDEYLILSETDILGILV, from the coding sequence ATGGTAACCGATGTTAAACCTCTTAATAATAAGATTTTGCTTAAAAGATCCAAAGTCACCGTATCGAAAGGAGGAATTTTATTGCCGGATTCGGCTCAAGAAAAACCTAAAGAAGGCTACGTTATTGCAACCGGGCCAGGCAAAACGGATGAACACGGAAAGCTTCAGGTTATGACCGTTAAGGAAGGTGATCGCGTTCTTTTTTCATCTTATGCCGGATTGGAAGTAAAAAATGATGAGATCGGCGACGATGAGTATTTAATTCTTTCGGAAACGGATATTCTCGGAATTCTTGTGTAA
- a CDS encoding LysM peptidoglycan-binding domain-containing protein has translation MQNKYFLFICTIIYSLGSFCFGSVSFSNLHAELEDITLSLKRYDSEISLIYDKFRDIEAEMKSRDSLSSDKSRTDKIESDLSRLNKDILSIKKDLGDSLTKLQNEYRTLNQELRLVRRSLLALINYSEPGETANLAIESPQNRYIVEKGDTLNGIAKKFHTSSDELKKMNNLQKDTIFAGQKLIVPVVKK, from the coding sequence ATGCAAAATAAATACTTCTTATTCATTTGTACTATCATTTACAGCTTGGGTTCTTTTTGTTTCGGTTCCGTTAGTTTTTCAAATTTACATGCCGAATTGGAAGACATCACGTTATCTCTTAAGCGCTATGATTCCGAAATTTCTTTAATTTACGATAAATTTCGAGATATCGAAGCCGAAATGAAATCCAGAGACTCTCTCTCTTCAGACAAGTCTCGAACGGATAAAATCGAAAGTGATTTATCTCGGTTAAACAAGGATATCTTATCCATCAAAAAGGATTTAGGCGATAGTTTAACCAAATTACAAAATGAATATCGGACGTTAAACCAGGAATTACGTCTTGTAAGGCGTTCTCTTTTAGCTTTAATCAACTACTCGGAACCGGGGGAAACAGCTAATCTTGCTATCGAATCTCCGCAAAATCGATATATTGTCGAAAAAGGAGATACTTTAAACGGTATTGCCAAAAAATTCCATACGTCTTCCGACGAGTTAAAAAAGATGAATAATCTACAAAAAGACACTATTTTTGCCGGTCAAAAACTAATTGTCCCTGTTGTTAAAAAATAA
- a CDS encoding peroxiredoxin, whose amino-acid sequence MVVMIGKKAPAFKADAVVNGSITESLSLENFLGKNVVLFFYPRDFTFVCPTELIAFQESTEEFKQRNTVIIGCSVDSTFCHLAWLNTDKSRGGISGVKYPLLSDVTHEISKEYHVFEETQGLAYRGLFLIDEEGIIRHYLVNDLPLGRSVPEVLRVIDAWMFFKQHGEVCPANWQKGQVGMSPDQNGLKEYCSSYLEVNKS is encoded by the coding sequence ATGGTAGTAATGATAGGAAAAAAAGCGCCGGCTTTTAAAGCGGATGCCGTCGTAAACGGTTCCATAACGGAATCATTGTCTTTAGAGAATTTTTTAGGAAAAAATGTTGTTTTATTTTTTTATCCTAGGGATTTTACTTTCGTTTGTCCTACGGAGTTGATTGCTTTTCAGGAAAGTACCGAAGAATTCAAGCAACGTAATACCGTCATAATAGGATGTTCCGTTGACAGCACGTTTTGTCATCTTGCTTGGTTGAATACCGATAAAAGTCGTGGCGGCATATCCGGAGTTAAATATCCGTTGTTATCGGATGTCACTCATGAGATTTCCAAAGAATACCATGTTTTCGAAGAGACGCAGGGGCTTGCTTACCGTGGTCTTTTTTTAATTGATGAAGAAGGAATTATTCGACATTATTTAGTCAACGATCTTCCTCTTGGACGTTCCGTTCCTGAAGTTCTGAGGGTCATTGATGCATGGATGTTCTTTAAACAACACGGAGAAGTGTGTCCTGCGAATTGGCAAAAAGGTCAGGTCGGTATGTCTCCCGATCAAAACGGTTTAAAAGAGTATTGTTCCTCTTATTTAGAGGTTAATAAATCATAG
- the groL gene encoding chaperonin GroEL (60 kDa chaperone family; promotes refolding of misfolded polypeptides especially under stressful conditions; forms two stacked rings of heptamers to form a barrel-shaped 14mer; ends can be capped by GroES; misfolded proteins enter the barrel where they are refolded when GroES binds) → MAKIFKNHLEALKSVGRGVALLSKAVCETLGPKGRNVVIKASSGMPLSTKDGATVAKEIFLKDPFENMGAQLVKEAAVKTAEVAGDGTTTATLLASVIFSEGMKGVVSGMDPNNIRKGIVKAVDRLENALSEMAMPVDSKEEILQVATISANNDGSIGAIVAEAMEKVGRDGIVTVDEAKGIDTVLDVVEGMRFDQGFLSPYFVTNPETMDVDMTNGYVLLVDQKLSSAGKGLVSFLEQVIQSATVPLLIIADDIEGEALTTLVVNKLKAGLAVCAVKAPGFGDRKKALFEDIACITGAVVISEEIGLSLDSVGMEILGRAKRIKITKDSTTIVDGMGDPKKIFERQETLRNQIASSTSDYDKEKLEERLAKLVGGVAVIRLGAATEIELKEKKYRVEDALSATRSAVVEGIVPGGGVALVRSSYILDTFDDEELLEDEIFGINVVRIAACAPLKMIAKNCGRSGDAIIEKIMRSEDKNYGYNGLTDSFEDLIIAGVLDPVLVTKSALKHAASVAGLLLTSAVLIARKPEAKQQSMGGGLPSGMPGMPGMPGMGMM, encoded by the coding sequence ATGGCGAAAATATTTAAAAATCATTTGGAAGCTCTGAAATCCGTAGGACGAGGGGTTGCTTTGTTGTCGAAAGCCGTTTGTGAAACGCTTGGTCCTAAAGGTCGTAACGTAGTCATCAAAGCAAGTAGCGGGATGCCTTTATCCACTAAAGACGGCGCAACGGTGGCTAAGGAAATTTTTTTGAAAGATCCTTTTGAAAACATGGGGGCTCAGCTTGTTAAGGAAGCTGCCGTAAAAACGGCCGAAGTTGCCGGAGACGGTACGACAACGGCGACGCTTTTAGCTTCCGTAATTTTCTCGGAAGGAATGAAAGGTGTTGTTTCGGGAATGGATCCTAATAATATCAGAAAAGGAATTGTAAAAGCTGTCGATCGTTTGGAGAATGCTCTTTCCGAAATGGCCATGCCCGTCGATTCCAAAGAGGAAATTTTGCAGGTCGCTACGATTTCTGCCAATAATGACGGTTCGATAGGTGCAATTGTTGCGGAAGCCATGGAAAAAGTCGGTAGAGACGGAATTGTCACTGTTGATGAAGCGAAAGGCATAGATACGGTTCTCGATGTCGTGGAAGGCATGCGATTCGACCAAGGGTTTTTATCGCCTTATTTCGTTACGAATCCGGAGACTATGGATGTAGATATGACGAACGGCTATGTTCTTTTAGTGGATCAAAAATTATCTTCTGCCGGCAAAGGTCTCGTTTCATTTTTGGAACAGGTTATTCAAAGCGCCACCGTTCCTCTTTTAATCATAGCCGATGATATAGAAGGAGAAGCTTTAACCACGTTGGTGGTTAATAAACTCAAGGCCGGTTTGGCTGTGTGTGCGGTAAAAGCTCCGGGCTTCGGAGATAGGAAAAAAGCGCTTTTTGAAGACATAGCTTGTATTACCGGTGCCGTAGTCATTTCGGAAGAAATAGGTCTTTCTTTGGATTCCGTCGGAATGGAAATTTTAGGAAGAGCCAAGCGTATAAAAATTACCAAAGATTCGACGACTATTGTTGATGGTATGGGCGATCCTAAAAAGATTTTTGAAAGACAAGAGACATTGCGTAACCAAATTGCATCCAGTACTTCGGATTATGATAAAGAAAAATTAGAAGAACGATTAGCTAAGTTGGTGGGGGGCGTTGCCGTTATTCGATTGGGAGCTGCAACCGAGATCGAACTTAAGGAAAAGAAATACCGTGTTGAAGATGCTTTGAGTGCTACTCGCTCTGCCGTAGTCGAAGGGATAGTTCCCGGAGGCGGTGTCGCTTTGGTACGTAGTTCATACATTCTCGATACTTTCGATGACGAAGAATTATTGGAAGACGAAATTTTTGGTATTAATGTTGTTCGCATAGCGGCTTGTGCACCTTTGAAGATGATTGCGAAAAACTGCGGTCGTTCGGGAGATGCCATTATAGAAAAGATTATGCGTAGCGAAGATAAGAATTATGGGTACAATGGTTTAACGGATTCCTTTGAGGATTTAATTATTGCCGGAGTGCTGGATCCCGTTCTTGTTACGAAAAGTGCATTAAAGCATGCCGCTTCCGTAGCTGGATTGTTATTGACGAGTGCCGTGCTCATTGCACGTAAACCCGAAGCTAAGCAGCAGTCAATGGGTGGTGGTCTTCCTTCAGGTATGCCTGGTATGCCCGGAATGCCTGGAATGGGAATGATGTAA
- a CDS encoding TatD family hydrolase codes for MEQTLVDAHVHLASEEFKDDIEQVLQASYDNGVKTVFNVTTNQEELETSFLYADKYPFMKFYHIAGGHPHDAPNAGAQHYKTYVREQVLKGRLAAIGEIGLDYGHCDSDIVEAQKRLFIDYLRLALEFHLSVVVHCRNAFDDFFDLINNEYINCSHALPGMLHCFSGSIEDARKLVDRGWFVSLSGILTFKNAHSLRKTAAYIPIENLLVETDAPFLAPEPFRGKRNEPRHLTLTAHTLAEVKKITFGDVVSQTQANALRFIAKG; via the coding sequence ATGGAACAAACATTGGTTGACGCTCACGTTCATTTAGCGTCCGAAGAGTTTAAGGATGATATCGAACAGGTTTTACAAGCCTCCTATGACAATGGAGTGAAGACCGTCTTCAACGTAACAACCAACCAAGAAGAGTTGGAAACCTCTTTTCTTTACGCCGATAAATATCCGTTTATGAAATTTTATCATATTGCCGGAGGACATCCTCACGATGCTCCGAATGCGGGTGCTCAGCATTACAAAACATATGTGCGGGAGCAAGTTTTAAAGGGACGTTTAGCTGCTATAGGTGAAATAGGGTTGGATTACGGGCATTGCGATTCGGATATCGTTGAGGCCCAAAAACGATTATTCATCGATTATTTAAGACTTGCATTGGAATTTCATTTATCGGTAGTCGTTCATTGCAGAAATGCTTTTGATGATTTTTTTGATTTAATAAACAATGAATATATCAATTGCAGCCATGCCCTCCCCGGTATGTTACATTGTTTTTCGGGCTCTATTGAAGACGCGCGCAAACTGGTTGATAGAGGATGGTTCGTTTCATTGAGTGGCATATTAACTTTTAAAAATGCTCATAGTTTAAGAAAGACTGCCGCTTATATACCAATTGAAAATCTTTTGGTGGAAACCGATGCACCTTTTCTGGCACCGGAGCCTTTTAGAGGAAAACGTAATGAACCCAGACATCTTACATTAACGGCTCATACTCTCGCAGAAGTAAAAAAAATTACTTTCGGTGATGTTGTTTCTCAGACGCAAGCAAATGCTCTTCGTTTTATTGCGAAGGGATAA
- a CDS encoding OmpA family protein, with product MIRKNIIRLLILAIPLSFSSCARSSSEVWEDTKVCSKYMKKGFGSLLGVNKKNKHQRTFSFVPLYEDELPIAKFTSSADMQEEEVLSLNEPTRSPFEKITFDTDSYTIKGEHHLRYLQEIVNYMVKYPKVRLIIEGHTDERGTASYNLALGVRRANSVKNFLIKKGISPDRILPVSYGKERPVAMEHNEVCWRQNRRTEFKLNAK from the coding sequence ATGATTAGAAAAAACATTATCCGACTTCTTATTTTAGCGATTCCGTTGAGTTTTTCTTCATGTGCCCGTTCATCATCAGAAGTTTGGGAAGACACTAAAGTATGCTCTAAATATATGAAAAAAGGATTCGGCAGCCTTCTCGGAGTTAATAAAAAAAACAAACATCAACGAACTTTTTCTTTCGTTCCTCTGTATGAAGACGAGCTTCCAATCGCAAAGTTCACTTCTTCGGCCGATATGCAGGAAGAAGAAGTGTTATCTCTCAATGAGCCCACACGCTCTCCCTTCGAAAAAATCACTTTCGATACCGACAGTTATACTATTAAAGGAGAACATCATCTTCGCTATCTTCAAGAAATCGTCAATTATATGGTTAAATATCCTAAAGTACGTCTTATTATAGAAGGCCATACCGATGAACGAGGTACGGCTTCGTACAATTTAGCACTGGGAGTACGTAGAGCCAATAGCGTAAAAAACTTTTTGATTAAAAAAGGAATCTCTCCCGATAGAATCTTACCGGTCTCTTATGGAAAAGAAAGACCCGTAGCTATGGAACATAATGAGGTTTGTTGGCGCCAAAATCGTAGAACCGAGTTTAAATTAAATGCAAAATAA
- the tolB gene encoding Tol-Pal system protein TolB, with the protein MILVRLFCFLFMCLTAKTGLGHELEIQVKVRQQPDNVFIFNECLSYDQNPAYYSAMEEIFISDLGFSGHIIPVKTKSAPYRYEVHIKINEKSLSSYVHDKLTGETFKTDGLSLSGEIRQDQQQIHLLADKIHRIVTGIPGISSSKILFMYTESSVSQQSEIRMTEYNGRCMTVVADDGILYICPKFLCLPYQKKGAYLFVSYQTGIPKIFLRNLNNGTTQKIISLKGNQLTPDISLHNDKIAFISDLRGNPDLFIQSFSPEKGPLGVPMQLLDASFGTQGDPSFSPTGEHLAFVSNKEGEPKIYIIQLSPTLSNPHLLTKKYRGSNCPAWSPDGTKIAFCAITKGVRQIHVYDMLNREDFQVTFSSGNKESPSWAADSEHLVFSGLNGKIFDLYVINIVTSKITKITEGMGNKRFPSWEQNFKPSIKRVL; encoded by the coding sequence ATGATTTTAGTTCGATTGTTCTGTTTTTTATTTATGTGCTTAACCGCTAAAACCGGGTTGGGTCATGAATTGGAAATTCAGGTTAAAGTTCGGCAACAACCCGATAACGTATTCATTTTCAATGAATGTCTTTCCTACGATCAAAATCCTGCTTATTATTCCGCAATGGAAGAAATTTTTATTTCCGATTTAGGTTTTAGCGGTCACATCATTCCGGTTAAGACAAAAAGTGCTCCTTATCGATATGAAGTTCACATTAAAATCAATGAAAAGTCGTTATCGTCATATGTTCACGACAAACTAACCGGAGAAACTTTTAAAACCGATGGTCTTTCTTTATCCGGTGAAATACGACAAGATCAACAACAAATCCATCTTCTTGCCGATAAAATACATCGCATCGTTACGGGAATTCCAGGAATTTCGTCATCTAAAATTTTGTTCATGTACACCGAATCTTCCGTCAGTCAACAATCGGAGATTCGAATGACCGAATACAACGGACGATGTATGACTGTGGTCGCCGATGACGGTATATTATATATATGTCCGAAATTTTTATGTCTCCCTTATCAAAAAAAAGGAGCTTACCTATTTGTATCCTATCAAACGGGAATTCCTAAAATTTTTCTTCGAAATTTAAACAATGGGACAACACAAAAGATCATTTCCTTAAAAGGCAATCAACTCACTCCGGATATTTCCCTTCACAACGATAAGATCGCCTTTATTTCGGATTTAAGAGGAAATCCTGATTTATTCATTCAATCTTTTTCTCCTGAGAAAGGTCCTTTAGGCGTTCCCATGCAGTTATTGGACGCTTCTTTCGGAACACAAGGCGATCCGTCATTTAGTCCTACCGGTGAACATTTGGCTTTCGTATCGAATAAGGAAGGTGAACCGAAAATCTATATTATACAATTAAGTCCGACTTTATCGAATCCCCATTTATTAACGAAAAAATACAGAGGAAGCAATTGTCCGGCTTGGTCCCCGGATGGAACAAAAATAGCCTTTTGTGCGATAACTAAGGGCGTGCGACAAATCCATGTATACGATATGTTGAATCGAGAGGATTTTCAGGTCACTTTTTCTTCCGGTAATAAAGAAAGTCCTTCTTGGGCGGCAGATAGCGAACATTTAGTCTTCAGCGGCTTGAACGGGAAAATTTTTGATTTATACGTTATCAATATCGTAACTTCAAAAATAACTAAAATTACCGAAGGCATGGGAAATAAACGCTTCCCTTCTTGGGAACAAAATTTTAAACCTTCTATAAAGAGAGTGTTATGA
- a CDS encoding biopolymer transporter ExbD, which produces MRPRLNIITSSFAEPEINLTPLIDVVFVILMAFMVIMPLIGLDTISLADTQKESVIQTPDQGLIIKVFADNRILLNDREMSLAELTSSLIENRKIRPEIIPLLLQDGNSSFRIYQSVKEAAEQAGFSKLNIALNPK; this is translated from the coding sequence ATGAGACCACGCTTAAACATAATCACATCCTCATTTGCGGAACCGGAAATTAATCTCACCCCTTTGATTGATGTTGTTTTCGTAATATTAATGGCTTTTATGGTTATAATGCCCTTAATAGGGTTAGACACCATCTCTTTAGCCGATACCCAAAAAGAATCCGTTATCCAAACACCGGATCAAGGCCTTATTATTAAAGTCTTTGCCGACAACCGTATACTTTTAAACGACCGAGAAATGTCTCTCGCCGAACTTACATCTTCTCTAATCGAAAATCGGAAAATCCGTCCTGAAATAATCCCCTTATTGCTACAAGACGGGAATTCCTCTTTTCGTATTTATCAAAGCGTGAAAGAAGCTGCCGAACAAGCGGGATTTTCGAAATTGAATATTGCTTTAAATCCTAAATGA
- a CDS encoding MotA/TolQ/ExbB proton channel family protein gives MRLLFDNPIIQAYMTSDLFGKGIFISLICLSLVTWVVLQQKIMVQKKFCQQGKVIRSSLMRQRTTPLALDRLPPDNPFADLYLTVKLNVLELLNGNEINNFLSPDDISSIETLIASAIPKYRSLLDKNTFIPGTAISLAPFLGLLGTVWGILCSFSSLGKTMGNTSSVTGNSMVMEGLSTALGTTILGLAVAIPALVVYNYLRAQSTHLNLEIEQFAYLLLNAVECKYKRRRT, from the coding sequence ATGCGTCTTCTTTTTGATAACCCGATTATCCAAGCTTACATGACATCCGACCTATTCGGAAAAGGTATATTCATCAGTCTTATTTGTTTATCTTTAGTAACCTGGGTTGTCTTACAACAAAAGATTATGGTTCAAAAAAAATTTTGTCAACAAGGTAAAGTGATTCGTTCGTCTTTAATGAGACAACGAACCACTCCTTTGGCCTTGGACCGGTTACCTCCTGATAATCCTTTTGCGGACTTATATCTCACGGTCAAACTCAATGTTCTGGAATTACTAAACGGTAATGAAATAAACAATTTTTTATCTCCCGATGATATTTCTTCGATCGAAACCCTGATTGCATCCGCAATTCCTAAGTACCGCTCTTTATTGGATAAAAATACCTTTATTCCCGGGACCGCGATCAGCTTAGCGCCGTTTTTAGGGTTATTGGGTACCGTTTGGGGAATTTTATGTTCTTTCTCTTCTTTAGGAAAAACTATGGGCAACACATCTTCCGTAACCGGTAACAGCATGGTTATGGAAGGTTTATCCACAGCCTTAGGAACGACCATCCTAGGGCTGGCCGTAGCTATTCCCGCTCTTGTAGTCTACAATTATCTTCGTGCTCAATCCACTCATCTTAATTTGGAAATCGAGCAGTTTGCGTATTTACTACTCAATGCCGTCGAATGTAAATACAAGAGACGTCGGACATGA
- a CDS encoding thioredoxin family protein, with protein MNYKKLFSLCFPVYAFIGSLLIFAPMFGNQTFRQEQTVGLLTEHKHISGLPFKLGVLIQAPENAHIYGKYPGSTGTPLDIVWELPEGFILKSVSWPSPELFQEEGMISSGYNQSVFVTAEIIPPQDLSEGEKFTFRAKVNWLACNSQCFPGTKTVECQLSYLNDESKISEESSRFFKAHSEHILKEIVSHKSKILLHSGELIIKMEGIDYLPIPDAAEAFFIADDRLDYSVKPGFSKENNDLYLRLKLLPKKEPSFEAFEGVLFLKDASGKYSDVISLSVKKNDIEIVASENKSNHMFGLTLLLCAFVGGLLLNVMPCVLPMITVKIYGIIKTSGDSRAQVVKNGLFFSLGVIGCFWLLAGVSCLLRALGHNVGWGFQLQEPLFVGILITVLFVFGLSSLGVFEVGTSLIGIGNGQRSSSSSVWGSLLNGVLATLVTTPCTGPLLGPVLGFATSLPVMGQLSVFTLIGSGMALPYLMLSLFPKLTTFLPKPGAWMEIFKQLTGFVMLGTVVWLFWVFGTETGASATVILMAALLVAAVSVWILGKWGHALISGKKRRLARIAVSCLIIVSGFLTVKASRIPSTSMEYSDESAIRTFSDENLEKFRSTHKGVFVDFTAKWCLTCQLNKPVLHTKRFMDFCREHDIVFMTADWTKKNPQITAELSKLGRSGVPLYVFYPSDKTAPPKILSHSLNSSILQEELIEVLRTSTMN; from the coding sequence ATGAATTACAAAAAACTTTTTTCACTTTGTTTCCCTGTTTATGCTTTTATCGGAAGTCTTTTAATATTCGCACCGATGTTCGGCAATCAGACGTTCCGTCAGGAACAAACGGTCGGATTACTAACCGAACACAAACATATTTCGGGATTGCCTTTTAAATTAGGTGTTTTGATTCAAGCCCCGGAAAACGCTCATATTTACGGCAAGTATCCCGGATCTACAGGGACGCCTTTGGATATCGTATGGGAGCTTCCCGAAGGATTCATTTTAAAATCCGTCTCATGGCCGTCACCCGAATTATTTCAAGAAGAGGGAATGATATCGTCCGGTTATAATCAATCGGTTTTCGTTACGGCAGAGATTATTCCTCCGCAAGATCTTTCCGAGGGAGAAAAGTTTACGTTTCGAGCTAAAGTCAATTGGCTGGCTTGTAATTCGCAGTGTTTCCCAGGGACGAAAACCGTTGAATGTCAGTTAAGCTATTTAAATGACGAATCGAAGATATCTGAAGAATCGAGTCGATTTTTCAAAGCGCATTCCGAACACATTTTAAAAGAAATCGTCAGCCATAAGTCAAAAATCCTCTTACATTCCGGTGAATTAATCATTAAGATGGAAGGTATTGATTATTTACCGATCCCGGATGCAGCGGAAGCTTTTTTCATAGCGGATGATAGGTTAGATTATTCGGTGAAGCCCGGTTTTTCGAAAGAAAATAATGATCTGTATTTAAGGTTAAAATTGTTGCCGAAAAAAGAACCCTCTTTCGAAGCTTTTGAAGGCGTTTTGTTTTTAAAAGACGCTTCGGGAAAATATTCGGATGTGATCTCCTTATCCGTAAAAAAGAACGACATCGAGATCGTTGCTTCTGAGAACAAATCGAATCATATGTTCGGATTGACTCTTTTATTATGTGCTTTCGTTGGCGGCCTACTTCTCAATGTGATGCCGTGTGTTTTGCCGATGATTACGGTTAAAATTTACGGCATTATTAAAACGTCCGGAGATTCTCGAGCTCAAGTGGTCAAAAACGGCTTGTTTTTTTCTTTAGGTGTCATAGGTTGTTTCTGGCTTTTAGCCGGAGTTTCGTGTTTATTAAGAGCATTGGGTCACAATGTCGGTTGGGGTTTTCAATTACAGGAACCTTTGTTCGTAGGTATTTTGATCACCGTTCTCTTTGTTTTTGGGCTTAGTTCGCTGGGTGTTTTTGAAGTGGGGACTTCTCTTATAGGTATCGGAAACGGGCAACGAAGTTCATCGTCTTCCGTTTGGGGTTCCTTGCTTAACGGGGTTTTGGCTACTTTAGTTACCACTCCATGTACCGGCCCTTTGTTAGGGCCGGTTTTAGGTTTTGCTACCTCATTGCCGGTAATGGGACAATTATCTGTTTTTACTTTAATCGGAAGCGGTATGGCTTTGCCTTATTTGATGCTCTCTCTGTTTCCTAAATTAACGACTTTTTTACCGAAGCCCGGTGCTTGGATGGAAATTTTTAAGCAACTCACAGGCTTTGTGATGCTAGGGACCGTTGTGTGGTTGTTTTGGGTATTCGGTACTGAAACGGGAGCCTCTGCAACGGTGATTCTTATGGCGGCGTTATTGGTTGCAGCCGTATCGGTTTGGATATTGGGTAAATGGGGACATGCTTTGATTTCCGGGAAAAAGCGACGTTTGGCTAGGATCGCGGTGTCGTGTCTGATAATTGTTTCCGGATTTTTAACCGTGAAAGCATCCCGTATTCCATCGACATCTATGGAATATTCCGATGAGAGTGCAATTCGGACATTTTCCGATGAAAATCTTGAAAAGTTCAGGAGTACTCATAAAGGAGTTTTCGTTGATTTTACGGCAAAATGGTGCCTGACTTGTCAGTTAAATAAACCCGTGTTGCATACGAAACGATTTATGGATTTCTGTCGAGAGCACGATATTGTGTTTATGACTGCGGATTGGACGAAAAAAAATCCTCAAATTACGGCAGAATTGTCTAAATTGGGGCGTTCCGGCGTGCCCTTATACGTGTTTTATCCTTCGGATAAAACCGCACCTCCTAAAATTTTATCTCACTCGCTCAATTCATCAATACTGCAGGAGGAATTGATCGAAGTTTTACGAACGAGTACGATGAATTGA